Proteins encoded by one window of Lathyrus oleraceus cultivar Zhongwan6 chromosome 1, CAAS_Psat_ZW6_1.0, whole genome shotgun sequence:
- the LOC127103306 gene encoding uncharacterized protein LOC127103306 — protein sequence MDRNILDAASGGALVDKTPVATKALIENMSFNSQQFTTRNNYMVQTKGVNDIRVSSSNKALETRIEELTSLVKQMAVSKPQTTKLCDDSVTQLPQAYATNFFNQNINQRGYNIPDLSPNKYHPNWRNHPNLQYGNQQPTQQQLVIPLPQPQTTPQVSTSAPFGPSLEDLVKQMAVNNLQFQQRINSSIQTLQTQVTEPALEKNKKILEVTPEPSSVVIETEPSVVVETEKEKEKEYVPPVPFPHRILKNKRTDDGDKEREIIDVFRKVAVNIPLLDVIKQALKYAKFLKDLRTSKRRLKGNERVNLGRNISALIQPKHSPEKATISTFWTCMEKQIQADRPSF from the exons ATGGATAGaaacattcttgatgctgctagtggtggagcacttgtcgATAAAACTCCAGTTGCTACTAAAGCCCTGATTGAGAACATGTCATTCAACTCCCAACAATTCACAACCAGAAATAATTATATGGTCCAAACAAAAGGTGTGAATGACATTCGGGTTTCCTCTTCCAACAAGGCTTTAGAGACCAGAATTGAAGAGCTTACTTCTTTAGTGAAACAAATGGCAGTGAGTAAACCTCAAACAACAAAGttgtgtg ATGATTCAGTCACTCAGTTGCCTCAAGCATATGCAACTAACTTTTTCAACCAAAACATTAATCAGAGAGGGTACAACATTCCTGACTTGTCCCCCAACAAATAtcatcccaattggaggaaccatccaaACCTTCAATATGGAAACCAGCAACCCACCCAACAACAATTAGTCATACCCCTGCCACAACCACAGACCACTCCCCAAGTCTCCACCTCTGCACCTTTCGGACCTTCATTGGAggatcttgtcaaacaaatggctgtTAACAATCTCCAATTTCAGCAACGAATAAattctagtattcagactttgcagaCACAG GTAACAGAACCGGCCctagaaaaaaataaaaaaattcttgaGGTAACACCTGAACCTTCTTCCGTTGTGATAGAAACTGAACCCTCTGTTGTGGTGGaaactgaaaaagaaaaagagaaggagtatgtgccaccagtTCCCTTCCCACATAGAATACTAAAAAATAAAAGGACTGATGATGGAGACAAGGAGAGAGAGATTATAGATGTATTCAGAAAAGTGGCGGTAAACATTCCGCTTCTTGATGTTATTAAGCAGGCTCTAAAGTATGCAAAATTTCTAAAAGACTTACGTACAAGTAAGAGAAGGTTGAAGGGCAATGAGAGAGTAAATTTGGGACGAAACATTTCAGCCCTTATCCAGCCTAAACATTCACCTGAAAAAGCTACT atttcAACATTTTGGACATGTATGGAGAAACAAATTCAAGCAGATCgcccatcattttag